The sequence below is a genomic window from Verrucomicrobiia bacterium.
GGCGCGGCGGCACTCACACCCCACTTGCCTTCGAGTTCCTTCACCAAATCCGCGATTTCAATCACGGTGGCATTACTGAGTTCATCTACGATTCTTGTTTTGTCTAGAGCCATTTTAACCTTTCATTGCGTCTCGTCGTCGCCCGTGGCCACGAGCGGTTTGAGTTTGCAGCCGGCAAACCGACGATTTACGTTGTTGTTGTTGTCCAGTTCCCACCCCAGATCGGCTTTTCCAGGGGTGAAATTCATTCTTTACTACTCGCCCCTCAAGCGGCAGCCGGGGCCGGCGTTTCGCCGAGCTTATCCTGGCGCGCCTTGAGAATCCGAGCCATCTGGCTGGCCGGGGTGTTCAGCAACCGCACCAGCTTCGAAGCCGGGGCATTCAGAACGCCCAGGAATTGGGCGCGCAGCACTTCCATCGAGGGCAAATCCGCCAAGGTCAGGATGGCCTGCTGTTCGAGCCGTTCGTTGTTCAAATACCCGAAATGGACCTTCAACCGGTCGAACTCGGACCCGAATGTTTTGACGACCTTGGCTGCGGTGGAGATATCGCGCTGGCCAGTGACCACCGCCAGTTGGCCGGTCAAGGCCCCGTTCAGTTCGCCCACACCGGCTTCCTTGGCTGCCAGGCGGAAGATGGAATTCTTGACGATGTGGATTTCAGCGCCGGCTTTGGTGAGGCGTTTGCGCAACTCGTTGAAGTGCCCCACATTAAGCCCCTTGTAATTCACCACGATGAAGAACGGCGACGCGTTGAGGCGACTTATGTACTCCTTGGTCAGGTTTTGTTTCTCCGGACGCATGTTGGTAATTCCTTAAAAATGGTTAAGCGGAAAATTCTTTGAGATCAAGCCGGACGGCCGGACTCATGGTAGCCGAAAGGGTGCAGGTCTGCACGTAAATGCCTTTCACGCTGTTTGGGCGGGCCTTAACGACCGCGTCAATGACGGCGCGAGCATTTTCTTCGATCTGGGTTGGGGTAAAAGAGGCCTTGCCAACCGGCACATGGATGTTTCCGGCCTTGTCGATCTTGAACTCGACGCGCCCGGCTTTGACCTCTTTGACCGCGCGGCCCGTATCATCGGTCACGGTGCCGGTTTTTGGGTTGGGCATCAGCCCGC
It includes:
- the rplJ gene encoding 50S ribosomal protein L10, with the translated sequence MRPEKQNLTKEYISRLNASPFFIVVNYKGLNVGHFNELRKRLTKAGAEIHIVKNSIFRLAAKEAGVGELNGALTGQLAVVTGQRDISTAAKVVKTFGSEFDRLKVHFGYLNNERLEQQAILTLADLPSMEVLRAQFLGVLNAPASKLVRLLNTPASQMARILKARQDKLGETPAPAAA